One part of the Halostagnicola larsenii XH-48 genome encodes these proteins:
- a CDS encoding cyclase family protein — MLDGYEMYDLTQPWSQDTPAWPTYDNPKVWYEKSLDTEKVNGQKIEFMNHTGTHLDGEKHFVASGRDIEQVGLDELVGDAVVADISDKVGDYDVYTSEMIEDVCDVQKGDILFIHTGYQEYAWHKENANPDRFFSKHPGPNQEFADWCKEMEINYLLLDCGSADHPMNTIIRDIRPDLASEAEDALGVDDLDEIFPPEGYQLMHNELFPEGIIHVENAQVPEELLNERVQIGTFPWRFRGGESSVCRCVAFK, encoded by the coding sequence ATGCTAGACGGCTATGAAATGTACGATCTGACACAGCCATGGTCACAGGATACGCCTGCGTGGCCCACGTACGACAATCCGAAGGTGTGGTACGAGAAGAGCCTCGATACCGAGAAAGTCAACGGACAGAAAATCGAGTTCATGAACCACACCGGGACGCACCTAGACGGGGAGAAACACTTCGTCGCCAGCGGCCGGGACATCGAGCAGGTGGGTCTGGACGAACTCGTCGGCGACGCGGTCGTCGCGGACATCTCGGACAAGGTCGGCGACTACGACGTCTACACGAGCGAGATGATCGAAGACGTCTGTGACGTCCAGAAAGGCGACATCCTGTTCATCCACACGGGCTATCAGGAGTACGCCTGGCACAAGGAAAACGCCAATCCGGACCGATTCTTCAGCAAGCACCCCGGCCCGAACCAGGAGTTCGCCGACTGGTGTAAGGAGATGGAGATCAACTACCTCCTTCTCGACTGCGGAAGCGCGGACCACCCGATGAACACGATCATCCGCGACATCCGTCCCGACCTCGCGTCGGAAGCCGAAGACGCCCTCGGCGTCGACGACTTAGACGAGATCTTCCCGCCGGAGGGCTATCAGCTCATGCACAACGAGCTGTTCCCGGAGGGAATCATCCACGTCGAGAACGCGCAGGTCCCCGAGGAACTGCTCAACGAGCGCGTCCAGATTGGTACCTTCCCGTGGCGCTTCCGCGGCGGCGAGTCGAGCGTCTGTCGCTGCGTCGCGTTCAAATAA
- a CDS encoding cytosine deaminase, which translates to MTTWLITDATTLEGSAVDIAIEDGTISRIEDAGSIDPSVAPEDRRYDANGRLVTPTLTEPHIHLDATLTAGEPSWNESGTLAEGIGIWGDRKETLETDDVKDRAERAIEWMAANGITRVRTHADTTEESLTGVRALLELREEVSDLVDLQVVAFPQDGVFTADSHEDLLRESLEMGADLVGAIPHNEHTREDGVASVELAMDLAERYDRPVDMHIDETDDPGSRFTEVLASESIKRGIGDRVTASHTTAMHSYSNAYAAKVISLLAESGASVITNPPDNAVLQGRYDDYPRRRGHTRIDELLEAGVTVGLGHDSVMDPWYHYGRGDQLDAAFVLLHYAHMSGRNDVGPLWEMLTTANAAVFGVDDYGLSVGATGSLVVYDAPDPFNALRTRAPRTLVLKDGREIARTEPAKTRVLRDGDGGNQTERDIDFHR; encoded by the coding sequence ATGACCACGTGGCTCATCACCGACGCGACGACGCTCGAGGGATCCGCGGTCGACATCGCGATTGAGGACGGCACGATCTCCCGGATCGAGGACGCCGGCTCGATCGATCCGTCGGTCGCTCCCGAGGATCGGCGGTACGACGCCAACGGCAGGCTCGTGACGCCGACGCTGACCGAACCGCACATCCATCTCGACGCGACGCTCACCGCCGGCGAACCGAGCTGGAACGAATCGGGCACCCTCGCCGAGGGAATCGGCATCTGGGGAGACCGAAAGGAGACGCTCGAGACCGACGACGTGAAAGACAGAGCCGAGCGGGCCATCGAGTGGATGGCGGCAAACGGCATCACCCGCGTTCGGACGCACGCGGATACGACCGAGGAGTCGCTGACGGGCGTTCGCGCCCTGCTCGAGTTGCGCGAGGAGGTCTCGGATCTGGTCGACCTGCAGGTCGTCGCCTTCCCGCAGGACGGCGTCTTTACCGCAGACTCCCACGAGGACCTGCTTCGGGAGTCCCTCGAGATGGGTGCCGATCTCGTCGGCGCGATCCCGCACAACGAACACACCCGCGAGGACGGCGTCGCCTCGGTCGAACTCGCGATGGACCTCGCCGAGCGGTACGACCGTCCGGTCGACATGCACATCGACGAGACGGACGATCCGGGCTCGAGATTCACGGAAGTGCTCGCGAGCGAGTCGATCAAACGGGGAATCGGCGACCGCGTCACGGCGAGTCACACAACGGCGATGCACTCCTATTCCAACGCCTACGCGGCGAAAGTCATCTCGCTGCTGGCCGAAAGCGGTGCCAGCGTGATAACCAATCCGCCGGACAACGCGGTCTTGCAGGGACGGTACGACGACTACCCGCGTCGTCGCGGCCACACTCGCATCGACGAGCTACTCGAGGCGGGCGTGACTGTCGGGCTTGGTCACGACTCGGTTATGGATCCGTGGTATCACTACGGGCGCGGCGATCAGCTCGATGCGGCGTTCGTCCTGTTGCACTACGCCCACATGAGCGGGCGGAACGACGTGGGGCCGCTCTGGGAGATGCTCACGACGGCGAACGCCGCGGTCTTCGGCGTCGACGACTACGGCCTCTCCGTCGGCGCAACAGGCTCGCTGGTCGTCTACGACGCGCCGGACCCGTTCAACGCGCTTCGAACGCGCGCGCCGCGAACGCTGGTCCTCAAGGATGGTCGGGAAATCGCTCGCACCGAACCCGCGAAGACGCGCGTGCTCCGCGATGGCGACGGTGGGAACCAGACCGAACGCGATATCGATTTCCACCGCTGA